gaaaggaAAACAGTAAGTGCAAtgcatatatgtataaattggAGTGGTCATACggaaaatgatgaaaaactaatacatgtacatacccccTCTAATATTTCTCTTGCCATTTCTTTTTCACCATCTTTCATTAGTAGATTGATGAATTTTCTGTACAGATAAAGGTTTACATAAATGTGATAGAAAATGTCCTAATAGAACTAATGTCAAAGCAGAAAAAATTCCAACAGGGTCTTATTTTAAATTCAACATATTTTCATGTATTGTACAATCCATGCTGTACAAGTTAATAGGgcagacattttttaaaaattcctatgaccttgacctttaaaagATGGGTGAGAGTTATGACACACTTGAAGGTCATGATTAACTTTAGTGTCAAGCTTAGGCATCTAAGCATCTACATTGCAAATATCAGATTTGACAAGaattatatttttctctctAAGCAAATGAGACACTGTCCTAATGATTTTAGAATAagacaatgaaatatacatcaaAATTGTCTGTCAAAAATTCTTATGCTCCATAGATATGGTCTGTACAAGAATTCTAGTCTTTACATTTTCTCTCCTTGACATTGACTAAATGTCCTTTGacaatgatcaaaatatatccttatttttgtaaaacatcAGTCTAATTTTTCTCTTTATgaaacatgtaaatttcaggatcaATTCTGAATTTTTGATGAACTTGAACCTCTAATAGAACTAGTCTACATACAAAATCGCCTTTAAAAATTTTATAGTAATTATTTTAATCGAAGAAATCTTAAGTCTACAAACATTTTGGAAATAATGCATTCATTTTTCCATTTGGACTGGGATCATTACCTGCAGGGAATATCAACTCCTGCTCTGTCATACTGTTGATCATCAATCAAAACAGAATAACATGATTTTAGAGACATACCAAAATATGGAAAGGTTAATCTTGGCGAGATTTGACACAGTAGTGATTTTAGATTGACACCTACAATTCGCAATGGcttagtttttaaaatttacaatgaTGCATGTAGGTGCCAGTCCAAAAACAAAGCCATGCAAATCTTAACTACATCATAGAGACCTGTTTTATCATGAATATACTATGAAACTGCTTATCAACCACACTCTCATACAAAGTtattaacaagagtaccgcaaacggtacataatacgcctgtgaaatgcttacatagggtgtttttcttgtgctgtaatttgtattaactttgcttcaggtagtatcagccatcacgaagctgtgacaaactttcatctgaacaaagggtcttagcttaaaaatcgagatttcctcaaaatggaccaagttcaacaacctgtaattttttcaaaaatggaagaaaatcaaaatccttcaattgcacatcttcaatacccatacaaacactccacaaaataagatggtcctcacttaaaaactgtgggaggagttgggcagacaaattatgtaccctccatagaatattaatttccaaatagactaagttcaacaacctgtaattttctcaaacattgtagaaaatcaaaatccatcccacatgcacatcttcagtacccatacaaacaatccacaaaataagaaggtcctcacttgaaaactgcaggaggagttgggcagacaaattatgtgtcctccatagaatattaatttccaaatagactaagttcaacaacctgtaattttctcaaaaattgtagaaaatcaaaatccatcccacatgcacatcttcaatacccatacaaacactccacaaaataagaaggctctcatttgaaaactgtgggaggagtagggcggacaaattatgtatcctccatataataattatttccaaataaaggggcaaaactcctggaaaaaaggtcgaaatggatcaaaattgcagtatgatctagagtgacccacaaagaagctacacagcaagtttcagcatgatatgtaaagggaaatgaaattataaagagaaaaccccgaacagacggacatacatacatcgctgtaccataatacgtcaaGTCTAAAGACGGGCATTTAAAAAGTGTCAGTTTTGTTGGATTATCAAAAACAATTCTCGATGTCCAATTAACAATGCTTTATTGGTccagatatttttaaaagtagtaACATTCGTATATTCAAGAATCAAGAATGTTCATACTTATTTTACTTTTTTACGATTTTGGCTTTGAGCGTAGAGTTACAAACAAAATGGTTGTCTTACGTTCCACATGgaaagaaattatgaataaaataagtGCTATAGGGTCAAAACTGCAAACAAATTGAGGTGCTTATTGAACATTGGTAACAGTCTTTGGCAGATGAATTTGATTATATTAAAGGTTGTTCTTTTTTAATGTGTGGGGCTGATAAAAATGTGGTTGGTCTTAGGATTCTCAGAGCTGGTCTGAATATCCGACACATCAAAAaccctttttttaaaagtcatgTTCATATCCTCATCAACTTACTGCACTATAGGATCAAAAGTGATACCAGTGGACACTTCAGATCTGGCGGGGATCATGGGTTTCTTCTCAATAGGTTTGTTATCAATGCATAGTGAATCCAATTCACTCTTCTCCTGTACTGAGGATACCCTGTTCTTGTAGATATTTGGAAGGATTTGGTTTGTGCTAAAGTAACTGCAATGAACCAAATGATATATCTAAAATGCACTCAAATTTATCAGATTTAGATATTCACATAAACTGCAGCTTATTTTGAAATGGAGAATTCCACTGTAGGTTCTGGTAAATTGTAAATTActaataatttttcaaatcaaaGTGACATGACTAGTCACAGGTTCTGAACAACAAAACTGAGTttactttgtttacaaacaaaaataaagcaatgaaaattattttggcaagatcatgaaaatttgaaatgaagtttgttgaatatttttttgaTCAGGCCAAAAAGCCTATAAGAACATGGACAATTGCATGTTATTagccatcttcacaagtcaagggttattgattcgttacctcacactaacccttgacatcagtccctatataaaagttgggctcattaGACCATTACACAATCCACTATGAATAAAACATtcaatgaaatcactgcatcttgttatggtgtacatggatacaaatgacgcAATCTtatactgctgtattgataaacacgcgcaattgtaatatttacaccactaattatgtttattgatagtagatcaagtttggaaacctttttgcttaagacaatattgcttaaacgattGCAATACCCATAACTGAAGGTATCAATACacgtttttatttgaatctctcgctttgcgttgttataaatagaaccacattctcattggttcccactctATTGTGGAAGCAATCAGAacgagcccaactttttgatagtcactgatgtcaagggttagtgcgaggtaacgaatcaataaccctcgacttgtgaagatggttaTCAGCAgtctttatataaatatagtgtGATGGagtttttcaaaactttgtagCGTGTGGCTTGGTGTTCCAGTTTGTCACCAAACGGGACAATACCAAATAATGCTGATTGACATTCCCACAATCTCAGAAAATGTTGTTAATTAGGCCATATCATTATTACAATATCTTAATTAATTGTATTACACATGGCGACAAATTTTGCTTATATTGTCATAAAAAAATGTACTATATGTTGATCATACAGGTTGTTAAAGAGAAAACCAAGGAAATACAGATTGTCTATCATTAAGTCACTTTAAGCTGTGCAAAAACACAAAATACATTCTACAATCATTTGCTTATATACaactatttttcaaaattgaaaccaACCTCTACCATTGCGAATGAGCACTATTTACCTTGTGTTGACCTCATCATGaactttaaaatattgaaacagTATTAAGGAGAAAATTTATGGCTGGACTGAGAAAAACAAAAGGGTAAAATGTGGCAGTGTAATAGACATTGCCTTTCTAAGTTAGCTCTTACAAGTCAGTTAACCCTTTAACTAAAACCTGGACTGAACTGAACTGTTGTGCCAAAGGTCACAGGTCCAATACTCAGTAGAGGCAAATATAATTGTTACATTTGGCATCTTGTATGGGCCCGTGTGCTTTCTTACAATCTCACAGGTACTGGCAGCACCTCTCTCTGGAAAGGGACGTACAATTGAATGTGATTGATTGGATTTTGTTCAAAGTCCCTCTCGAgtatttttcacttatatggagatgtcaccatgactggtgaagggcttcaaatttaggcctatgctgaAGCACTTgaggccattgagcagtgaggtttCGAAGGTTCTTTAGcctaccacacctactgtgacatgggaaaaggtaatctccgaggactcgtgacattcacacctgatgccgagagtttggcaatggaactgtcgctacctgttttaacgacttaggtctgtagtggccgggattcgaaccccaaccTTCCGCTTGCTGGGTGAACGCTCTAGTGTTAGCGAGAGACATGGTCTGTCTTCCTACTAGCTCCAGCCACAGAGAATTGCTCCTTGCTTGTAaaattgagttttaaataaacagtctttctatatatttttttaaaatgaaccTAAATTCAGCGAAGCAAGCCCTTGTGCTCTGGCTAATGGGTTAAGTCTTTAATTAGGTCGATAGAACACGAACTATCGTGTCACATGTCCCGGGTTCGATCCCCAGCAGCAAATACTCTTTCTGTTATAATTTAATAAAGTAAATATTCCTTTGATCAACATCATTTGCTATCCCGGATTTCCTCTGCACATATTCAAATAATTGTTATCAATATGAATTAACTTTTCAAACTAATTATGACGCAGGTATAGTTGCATAACGATtactaaattgttaaaaataaccTTAATGGTATGTGTTGCTTGTATATCCCGAGTATAGTTTGGAATATCAACTTTCCTTTGCACAGTGCCATGATTCTGTCAAAACAATATTCATTACTTCGATCTGAAAAACTTCGCGTATTTCATTTTGCATGCATTGATCAACGGAATTATAGTAACAAATTTCAACAATAAATAAAGTAgttgatataaattataatgGTATGACTGAGATGGCtgtaatacattttaaaatttaaccGTATCAACTAAAGAAATAGAATGTATTATGCACgaattaatgaatttgtttgaCCCGAACATGAAGTTGGCAAACAACGATTACggtaaaaataattaattctctgtattttcattttgaacaCCGATGATGCAGACAACACTTTGGTATGATAATTATCAGGGTGCTGTTTACCCTCTGGATTTACATGCGCCCCCGGCAATTGGTCGTTTCAACAGGAAATCCTCATCTTCTCTCGTCGAAATATGCTCCAAGTATATTGTCAGAGATTCGAGTTTAACTTTACACACGGTACATTGTGTTCCAAAAGAAGTTCGTGTATGCTTAATGAAGGAGGCGTTGAAGGTATAAAAATGTCGTAATGTTAAATTGTGTAAcaaacatataatttattttacagtcGTTGTAGTCTGCTGTAAACTTTTTTGAAGAACAATATAAAGTGGTATTTACCAGGTTGacaacacttcccctatagcgagatcttCTTGCTAAAACGCAATTATCCCTCTTCTTGCTAAAACGCAATTATCCCTCTTTTCACTAAAATGCAATTATCCCTCTTTTCACTAAAACgcaattatccctctttagagtaaatatatcccatGCAACCGAGAAAAACATCCAATAAGTATATCTATTTGTGTTCCAcgtgaaaaagaagaaaaagtgccaAGATGTCCGATACTACTGCAAATTTTAAAACCATTTGTAACAAAAGTACTCGTGATTTATATTGGATTTCAGCCTCCTTCTCTCTTATGCAGCATcgttgatatgaaatttctttaCTGTCTTATCAATTATCTAGGCAATCCGCACCACATTTAGTGTGTGTCACATTTATTCAGCATTGCATCCATGGAATTTtttagatagaatgttctatcgttaaagtaataatgtcctacggacctgGTTGAGGGCCTGTTCCAAGACCCAGTTAgatagattattctaactaggtattcattatcatattcaatcaaaacaacaaaacacctgtttatggtcatgtttattttcttgctaaagagggataatcacaTTTTAGCTAGAATATTTCGCTATAgcctataggggaagtgtttcCAACCTATTTactataaatattttcatgagtaTTTAAATTATCTGAAAAAGTCTTTGACTCCAATGTTATATACAcatcattgtttttaaatgtgtttttagGACAACAAAGACAGAGCCATAGAAGTTTTAATATCCAATTGGCACATGGAATCTCTGGTGTTAAGGGACCTAACACCAAATCTTTTTACTTCACTGCAACCTCTGCACGACACATACTACCTGTCTGACATAGTGAGACAGGGACTGCGGTATACAACATGCCTGGCTCATACTTTCCTGGAatgtgtgaaaaagaaaatgccGACAAAGCTGCGTTTTCTTGACATGTCTGGGTATCCAACAGGTAAAATATGTGCATCTATCCTCTTTTAAGATGAATTTTTAACTATAAAGATGAATGGGAGACTAACATTTAATGTCCTGCTGCGGAGAAAAATCTAGGCATTTGATTGGACGACAAGCTGGGAATATGAGGTCATATACCTTGAGAAGAATAGATGGGATACAAAATGGCTTCGATAGATCTATATACTTAACTGCTCCGTAAAATAAACATGAATTGATCACTCTGCAGTAGGACATATTCATAATGTCTCGGgagaatataaaattttacaggGAATGCGAGTCCATATACCTTGCCAAAAAtccatattacatgtaactaataatatatgtaaatcatatacatgtatggtatagacattaaaaatttcaaagtataatttaaaaaaaaaatttcaaactatTTGTTAAAGAGAGCTCTCCAGCTTTATGTCTTGAATCTTAAATTTACAATCTGTTACCAAAGTCTTACATCAgttgtttattgttttgttcgtttattgttttgtttgtttattgttttgtaGCTGAGGTTATCCTGTACTACCTCGCTACACACTGCATGTTGGCACACAATGAGGCTCGTCAGACAGCAATGGTGAACATGTACAATACTGCCATACAGTACCTCCCAACAAACAGAGCTTCTATGCATGCAGATAATTCCTTACCCGAGTCTGTGTGTAAGTTTACAGTGTAAAATTCTCTGATCATCACAATCATTGTATTGTATCAAGGGCTGAAACTTAACCATCTCATGGCAGCAGATTTAGATTAGGTTTTGATTtaaatgcattttgtttttcagtatCCTGATTCACTTTAGTTGATCTGTTTAATAGTGATGAAGCGATTGTCGCCGACAATCGATTGCCGATCGTTTTGGCTCTTCGATTCTGATtatcgattctatttttcataatcgattgttgcctgtacactaattaatatatctaatccgagattcatctgactgttaaACCCGCTTTTATATCGAAACGTGTGCGGGGGAGGGTCGgagtggactccacattgaaaagtgggaattcaatgacaccagctagtgtgtatgctgcacatatccataaaactaaatagaaataacccccaaaataataaacatttattaataacatgtaaataccgattatatcaATCATTGATCGATACAGTTCTTCTGATTATGACCGATtattgattatgaaatttttcaacaCTACTGTTTAACTTGTTTACCGGTATACAGATTTCATGTATTGAATAATCCAGATGTTGTTTGAAGTTATGATATCTTAAAACATAAACACAAAactaatatttcttttaatatctcTCTGCTTGTATTTCAGTGGTGATAAAATTAGACGCCTTTGTTACCTCGGACCAGACTCATGCAGAGTTGTGTAAAGCTCTAAAGGTGTCCGGCTTTCCAGAAAGTAAACTGAGATTGTGTATAGAGAAGTTAGATGCCACCTGTCTTGGAGAACCAAAGATTACAATAATGCTCAAACAGATAGATAAAATGGTTTGTATTTATATGCACATGGAATCGAGAAAATTCAGGGATTTTGTTGTCATTCTGTCCATGGCAAAATATTTGAACCTTGCTATAACTTGAAAAGGCTCTTtgtgtatatacaatacaaacattgatatatatgtgtgtgtgtatagatattttacatgtatacatttggGGGTCTTAACAAGTTGGATATCTGTGATGTTGTCCTCATCTgatgaccccttgaccttggacctACCCATTGAAATCTTCtatttatggcaagacctttaaGATGGTTCCATTATTGATGATCCTGTGAACTTGACCCACTCGGTGAAAAACTCGATGTTTGATCTTTACGAGCGATTACTTTGATATATAGTGAATGTAATTCTTATAATGGCCTTTTCCAAAGGTACATGTAACAGAAACTAGCTATCATAGGTTGTGCTGTCACCGGGAACATTcatgtttcacaaacatttcGTTTAAATGTCAGCTAGTGTAGCATTTGGATTGTTCATCAAAGCTTTACTGTCAATTAGTGTTTTAGTGTCTTTTAAGCATTTTAATTTAGCTTGTCTATTTTCAAATCACATTTTCTCCAGCATCCATATGTAATCTGTGATTAgtcattaatatgcaagcatcctcggGTATTACAGATTGAGGTTTAAAGGGGGAGGGTAGGATGGAGTCTCAAAATTTGATGAGCTTCATTagggattcaaagttttacatttacatatagggaatttgaaaaaaaaaaatcttttcaagagtagcagggccacaaTAAGAATGCCACGAACAGTGAATAAGGAACTTTTGTAGTCTGTAaagaatttcaaaacaattcCACATCATTTGTTAAAACTGGGAAACATTGAGCATTACAGCATCATTTTGATAATAGAACATATTTTTGAAGATGCAAATACTTTTGACTAATATTTCAGTTAGGTACCATGTATACTGAtaggtttttatttttcagattttaaaaGGGATTCGACTGAAGTACAACTCGCTGACTTGTgatgaatttatgaaaatggaACCTGAACTAAGAAAGTTTCAGAATCTGACAGCTTTGGATCTGTCATGCAACACCATTCACCTTTATCAGAATGACACTGTATGTGAAAGAATGTCAGAGACCTTGGCATCACTCCCTCAGCTAACAAGATTAGATCTTAGTAATAACCGAATCAAAAACCGACTCCGACTTATACTACAACAGATGAACCAATCACTGAGGTATTTAAGATTATGTGGGTGTGGTTTAACAAATTTAGACTTGACTTACCTTGCCCATTCCCATCATACCTCGGGACTGCAGGAACTGGACATCAGTGAAAATACTTTATCAACTTGTGCCATTAGTCTAGGACAACTTTTTTCTTCAGCTGGTCCTTCCTTATGTGTGTTTGAAGCAGAAGAGACAAAACTGAATGATGAAGTCTGGTTTACCCTCATACATCATATGCTAAGCCTTGAAAAGTTGTTGTACATGAATCTTGCAGAGAACAACTTCAGTGCCAATACTCTGCAGTGCTTTATGCAGGTTTTCGCCTCCCTTCCTGAGGTGACATGTGTGCGTATTCCTTACTGTAGGGAGTGTTATCATTTGGATGAAAATACCACGGATGACCAAATCAGCATGAGAAAAATGCAATTTATTGTTGACCTTTACAGTGTGGCTGACCAGGTTAGAGGCCAACAGAAAGACAGATTAAAAATAGTTGCAAATGACCTTTCAAGAATTGATATGGATCATATATGAGTacattgtttatagataaaacttggagataaaatgtatgaaactgccaaaaataaatcaaattattcATTGTCACAAGATGGAGGAAAATTAAACCACCTTAATACACTTTGTCAACTAGAAGTGCACTGGTTGTGTGGGATCCGTTTTCAAGATGCATTGCCATATAGGTTCaagatgttgttttgtttgaagTACATATTATACTAGATTTATTGTGAAACCAAAATAAACAAGATATGGTGTAGCTGTCTGTTCCAGACAAAACCACAATTAtatgaaaaaattataaaaatataaccACTGTCCAGTTGTCTACAGCTGTGTActtattgtctacatatgcccccccccccccccaattaatcttattttccCCAGTGACCTTGAGCAAATGGCCTTGGGTTAAGACACTCTTAAAGTTGATAAAGCAATCTGTGTGTGAAGTATGAGCTCCTACTGTTCTTTTGTTGCATAGTTATTGCCCAGACATAAAATGTTTTTCTGCAACCTTGAACTTTAACAAATGACCTTGATGAAGGTCATGACATATTCTCAAGTCGTAATCAATCTGTGCAAGGGcagttataaaaatatttctttgtcACATCCTACACATCATTTGCACAAACAGAGAGAGGTGCAAGAAATGCACATGCTGAATGTCAAGGCCACATCTCTTACAATTCCATGGACAAAATTCTCGGGTCGTGATGAACAAAGTAATCCCTAAATGTGGCTATGCTTTGCAGACAACACAAAAGAGtatcatgttatttttctttctttattaaTTACTTGAGGATATTTTGTTATTCTCATACCATATCTTTCAAACATAAATGCATCATTCTTAACATATCCATACAAATGTTTACTACCATTCTTTGATTGTACAAGTTTCAGTCTAAGAAACAAAACAGTGCAGCCTGGAAAACATTTGGTATGTGgagatctgattttaaaaaattccattaaacaataaaaagctAACAGTTCACTAGTTAACAGTATAACTAGTATGGCACACATTCAACAATAATTCTTCCCATGATTTCTTGGCATTTTGAAtcattaaaacaatacaaaatttacaacTTCCATACATTGAGCCATCAAAATCACATATACAATGCACTTTGTACAAGAAATGTTCACAATATATGAAAAAGTTGATCCTATCTAAAAAGGAGAGTTCATTCCTAATTTTGTTCCAAAACTGAGTCTTCTTCTCTTTTGGTATCTTGTGTACAATCTGCAATATGACCACAGTACTGATTAGTTGAGGGTCACTGGAGTATTGCAAATGAGGGTTCTGCTGAGA
This genomic window from Ostrea edulis chromosome 4, xbOstEdul1.1, whole genome shotgun sequence contains:
- the LOC125672100 gene encoding leucine-rich repeat-containing protein 14-like produces the protein MMQTTLWYDNYQGAVYPLDLHAPPAIGRFNRKSSSSLVEICSKYIVRDSSLTLHTVHCVPKEVRVCLMKEALKDNKDRAIEVLISNWHMESLVLRDLTPNLFTSLQPLHDTYYLSDIVRQGLRYTTCLAHTFLECVKKKMPTKLRFLDMSGYPTAEVILYYLATHCMLAHNEARQTAMVNMYNTAIQYLPTNRASMHADNSLPESVLVIKLDAFVTSDQTHAELCKALKVSGFPESKLRLCIEKLDATCLGEPKITIMLKQIDKMILKGIRLKYNSLTCDEFMKMEPELRKFQNLTALDLSCNTIHLYQNDTVCERMSETLASLPQLTRLDLSNNRIKNRLRLILQQMNQSLRYLRLCGCGLTNLDLTYLAHSHHTSGLQELDISENTLSTCAISLGQLFSSAGPSLCVFEAEETKLNDEVWFTLIHHMLSLEKLLYMNLAENNFSANTLQCFMQVFASLPEVTCVRIPYCRECYHLDENTTDDQISMRKMQFIVDLYSVADQVRGQQKDRLKIVANDLSRIDMDHI